A section of the Rhizobium sp. Pop5 genome encodes:
- a CDS encoding rhodanese-like domain-containing protein, producing MPSPVSEIPAAEPDLAAAHFGAKLAFETDCSDVSAAFAAGKIDFVLLDVRSPALFAQSHIPRAINLPHGKMTAHRMSEWARDTLFVVYCAGPHCNGADKAAFRLAKLGLKAKLMIGGLTGWADEGLAFEQGVPAAA from the coding sequence ATGCCAAGCCCCGTTTCTGAAATCCCCGCCGCCGAGCCCGATCTCGCCGCCGCCCATTTTGGCGCCAAACTCGCCTTCGAGACCGACTGCTCGGATGTCAGCGCAGCCTTTGCCGCCGGCAAGATCGATTTCGTGCTCCTCGACGTGCGCTCGCCGGCACTGTTTGCGCAATCCCACATTCCCCGCGCGATCAACCTGCCGCACGGCAAGATGACCGCACATCGCATGTCGGAATGGGCAAGGGACACGCTCTTCGTCGTCTATTGCGCAGGCCCCCATTGCAACGGCGCCGACAAGGCCGCCTTCCGCCTCGCCAAGCTCGGCCTCAAGGCCAAGCTGATGATCGGCGGCCTGACCGGCTGGGCCGACGAAGGGCTTGCCTTCGAACAAGGCGTTCCCGCCGCGGCCTGA
- a CDS encoding Zn-dependent hydrolase: MVAAPGENMRVNGDRLWDSLMDMAKIGPGIAGGNNRQTLTDSDAEGRSLFKTWCDEAGLTMGVDQMGTMFATRPGTDPDALPVYVGSHLDTQPTGGKYDGVLGVLSALEVVRTMNDLGIKTKHPIVVTNWTNEEGARFAPAMLASGVFAGVHSLDFAYNRRDPEGNLFGDELKRIGWVGDEEVGARKMHAYFEYHIEQGPILEAEDKQIGVVTHCQGLWWLEFTLTGKEAHTGSTPMNMRVNAGLAMSRILEMVQGVAMGEQPGAVGGVGQVFFSPNSRNVLPGKVVFTVDIRSPDKAKLDRMRAKIEAQAPDICNALGVGCSIEAIGHFAPVTFDEKLVTAVRSAAERLGYSHMNLISGAGHDACWAAKVAPATMVMCPCVGGLSHNEAEEISKEWATAGADVLFHAVVETAEIVV, translated from the coding sequence ATGGTGGCAGCACCAGGCGAGAACATGCGCGTCAATGGCGACCGTCTCTGGGACAGTCTCATGGACATGGCGAAAATCGGCCCCGGAATCGCCGGCGGCAACAACCGCCAGACGCTCACGGATTCCGATGCCGAGGGCCGCAGCCTTTTCAAGACATGGTGCGACGAAGCGGGCCTGACGATGGGCGTCGACCAAATGGGCACGATGTTCGCCACCCGCCCCGGCACCGATCCCGATGCCCTGCCCGTCTATGTCGGCTCGCACCTCGACACCCAGCCGACCGGCGGCAAATATGACGGCGTGCTCGGCGTGCTCTCAGCGCTCGAAGTCGTGCGCACGATGAACGATCTCGGCATCAAGACCAAGCACCCGATCGTCGTCACCAACTGGACGAACGAGGAAGGCGCGCGTTTTGCCCCAGCCATGCTGGCGTCGGGCGTCTTTGCAGGCGTGCACAGCCTCGATTTTGCCTATAACCGCAGGGATCCCGAGGGCAACCTGTTCGGCGACGAGCTGAAACGCATTGGCTGGGTCGGCGACGAAGAGGTCGGCGCCCGCAAGATGCACGCCTATTTCGAATATCACATCGAGCAGGGTCCGATCCTCGAAGCCGAAGACAAACAGATCGGCGTCGTCACCCACTGTCAGGGCCTGTGGTGGCTGGAATTCACGCTGACCGGCAAGGAAGCCCATACCGGCTCGACGCCGATGAACATGCGCGTCAATGCCGGCCTTGCCATGTCACGCATCCTTGAAATGGTGCAGGGGGTGGCGATGGGCGAACAACCGGGCGCCGTCGGCGGCGTCGGCCAGGTCTTCTTCTCGCCGAACTCCCGCAACGTCCTGCCGGGCAAAGTGGTCTTCACCGTCGACATCCGCTCGCCCGACAAGGCCAAGCTCGACCGCATGCGGGCAAAGATCGAGGCGCAAGCGCCTGACATCTGCAACGCGCTGGGTGTCGGCTGCTCCATCGAGGCGATCGGCCATTTCGCGCCGGTTACCTTCGATGAAAAGCTCGTCACCGCGGTCCGCTCCGCCGCCGAACGCCTCGGCTACAGCCACATGAACCTCATCTCCGGCGCCGGCCACGACGCCTGCTGGGCCGCCAAGGTCGCGCCCGCCACCATGGTCATGTGCCCCTGCGTCGGCGGCCTCTCGCACAACGAGGCGGAAGAGATCTCCAAGGAATGGGCGACGGCGGGCGCTGATGTGCTGTTCCATGCGGTGGTCGAGACGGCGGAGATTGTGGTGTGA
- a CDS encoding RNA ligase RtcB family protein, with protein MGNSIGSESSLMAPAAVPALINRFFSSSAWIEGAALDQLDEMSRLPGALEIAAFPDLHPGKYGATGVALLSSRLHPLLIGNDIGCGMSLFALDLPLRKLRIDKAAERLRRLETQAIGDAGDMLAEAGLPADLAPEALGTIGGGNHFCELQAVEELAEGGRAAGLDDQRLYLLVHSGSRSLGAAVFSEAAAAHPALVAGLDPGSEAGAAWLASHDRCVAWASLNRRLIAARAAAALRADLSLIADIPHNLVRRSDRGFVHYKGAAAVAPGELAPIAGSRASLSHLVVAGAGVSRSLGGISHGAGRKYDRATMHGRVGRNRSERELLLRNTWGGIAICDDRALVVEEAASAYKDAGQVVSDLENEGLIIGLASFRPLVTFKKAVDEAEVEQRRRKPDHRREGGSGYERY; from the coding sequence ATGGGCAATTCTATTGGGAGCGAAAGCTCCCTGATGGCGCCGGCGGCAGTTCCGGCGCTCATCAATCGTTTCTTTTCCAGTTCTGCCTGGATCGAAGGCGCTGCCTTGGACCAGCTTGACGAAATGTCTCGCCTGCCGGGCGCCTTGGAAATCGCCGCCTTTCCGGATTTGCACCCCGGCAAATACGGTGCGACCGGCGTGGCGCTGTTGTCGTCCCGGCTGCACCCGCTGCTGATCGGCAACGACATCGGCTGCGGGATGTCACTCTTCGCTCTCGATCTGCCGCTGCGCAAACTGAGGATCGACAAAGCGGCGGAGCGGCTTCGCCGGCTTGAAACGCAGGCAATCGGCGATGCTGGCGACATGCTCGCTGAAGCTGGTCTGCCTGCCGATCTGGCACCGGAAGCCTTGGGCACGATCGGCGGCGGCAATCATTTCTGCGAGCTGCAGGCCGTTGAAGAGCTTGCCGAGGGCGGACGTGCGGCTGGTCTCGACGATCAGCGGCTCTATCTGCTCGTTCATTCTGGTTCACGCTCCCTCGGTGCCGCGGTATTCAGCGAAGCCGCGGCTGCACATCCGGCGCTTGTCGCCGGTCTCGATCCCGGATCGGAAGCAGGTGCTGCCTGGCTTGCGAGCCATGATCGCTGCGTTGCCTGGGCATCGCTGAACCGGCGGCTCATTGCCGCGCGGGCGGCTGCGGCGCTTCGCGCCGATCTCAGCCTCATCGCCGACATACCGCACAATCTCGTTCGTCGCTCAGATCGCGGGTTTGTGCATTACAAGGGTGCGGCGGCCGTCGCACCCGGCGAATTGGCGCCGATTGCGGGATCGCGCGCGAGCCTCAGCCATCTGGTTGTCGCGGGTGCCGGCGTCAGCCGTTCGCTCGGCGGTATCTCTCATGGGGCTGGCCGCAAGTATGACCGGGCCACAATGCATGGACGTGTCGGCCGCAATCGCTCCGAACGCGAACTACTGTTGCGGAATACTTGGGGAGGTATCGCGATCTGTGACGATCGCGCTCTCGTCGTCGAAGAGGCAGCATCGGCCTATAAGGATGCCGGGCAGGTGGTGAGCGATCTCGAAAATGAGGGGCTGATCATCGGACTTGCGAGCTTTCGGCCGCTCGTCACCTTCAAGAAGGCGGTTGATGAAGCGGAGGTCGAACAGCGCCGGCGAAAACCCGACCATCGCAGGGAAGGAGGGAGCGGTTATGAGCGCTATTGA
- a CDS encoding TetR/AcrR family transcriptional regulator — protein sequence MAIPRAAKTLRRTQIQEEKEEQILEAALDVFSARGFRGSTIDQIAEVAGMSKPNLLYYFRTKEAMHRALIDRVLYTWLEPLRAFDAEGNPEEEIRSYIRRKLEMARDFPRESRLFANEVLQGAPHIEDELKGPLKELVDEKAEVIRAWTKSGKIAECDPYHLIFSIWSTTQHYADFDVQVRAVLGQEHAGEGRFEDAARFLEQLFIGGLRPDIPRA from the coding sequence ATGGCTATTCCGAGAGCAGCGAAGACCCTGAGACGGACGCAAATCCAGGAGGAGAAGGAAGAGCAGATTCTGGAGGCGGCGCTCGACGTGTTTTCGGCACGCGGCTTTCGCGGCTCGACCATCGACCAGATCGCCGAAGTGGCCGGCATGTCGAAGCCCAATCTGCTCTATTATTTCCGCACCAAGGAGGCCATGCACCGGGCGCTGATCGACCGGGTGCTCTACACCTGGCTGGAGCCGCTGCGCGCCTTCGATGCCGAGGGCAATCCCGAGGAGGAAATCCGCAGCTACATCAGGCGCAAGCTGGAGATGGCGCGCGATTTTCCGCGAGAGAGCCGGCTTTTCGCCAATGAGGTGCTGCAAGGCGCGCCGCATATCGAGGACGAGCTGAAGGGGCCGCTGAAGGAATTGGTCGACGAGAAGGCGGAGGTCATCCGCGCCTGGACGAAATCAGGCAAGATCGCCGAATGCGATCCCTATCACCTGATCTTCTCGATCTGGTCGACGACGCAGCATTATGCGGATTTCGACGTCCAGGTGCGCGCCGTGCTGGGGCAGGAGCATGCCGGCGAAGGGCGCTTCGAGGATGCGGCGCGGTTTCTCGAACAACTCTTCATCGGCGGATTGCGGCCGGACATTCCGAGGGCGTGA
- a CDS encoding HAD hydrolase-like protein, which translates to MRHDLAIFDFDGTLADSGEWFSGSLNDVADRFGFRRTTIEEREALRHLGNREIIQKLRVPMWKMPAIAAYMRRRATEDIESIRLFEGVAPALTMLRQRGIKLAIVSSNTEQNVRVVLGPELAELINFYGCGSSIFGKAVKFRGAMKQLGTAPERTICVGDETRDIEAAKAVGASSAAVTWGYAAPESLRRLKPTLVLEQVHELERLAG; encoded by the coding sequence ATGAGACATGATCTAGCCATTTTCGACTTCGACGGAACGCTTGCAGATAGTGGAGAATGGTTCTCCGGCTCGCTGAACGATGTGGCTGATCGTTTCGGTTTCCGCCGGACAACCATCGAAGAGAGGGAGGCGCTCCGGCATTTGGGGAACCGTGAGATCATTCAGAAGCTGCGAGTGCCGATGTGGAAGATGCCGGCTATTGCCGCATATATGCGGCGAAGGGCGACAGAGGACATCGAGTCGATACGGCTATTCGAAGGGGTCGCACCGGCATTGACGATGTTGCGCCAGCGCGGCATCAAGCTCGCGATCGTCAGTTCCAATACCGAGCAGAACGTACGAGTGGTTCTTGGCCCGGAGCTTGCCGAACTGATCAATTTCTATGGATGCGGGTCTTCAATATTCGGCAAGGCCGTCAAGTTTAGAGGCGCGATGAAGCAGCTCGGGACCGCGCCGGAGCGTACCATCTGCGTTGGCGACGAGACGCGCGACATCGAGGCAGCCAAGGCAGTCGGTGCGTCATCAGCGGCGGTCACTTGGGGATATGCCGCACCGGAATCGCTTCGGCGGCTGAAGCCGACGCTGGTCCTCGAGCAGGTGCACGAACTGGAAAGACTGGCAGGATAA
- the ftrA gene encoding transcriptional regulator FtrA: MTDSVKIMPNLLPPQTNGPLVAVLAYDGLCTFEFGIAYEVFGLPRPEMGEGWYRFAVCGIEPGPLRAAGGLTVAVDKGLEVLDEADLIVVPGWRAIDAPVPAPLAEALRAAHQRGARVMSLCSGVAVLAGSGLLANRRATTHWRYVASISARYPDITLDAAVLYIDEGSLLTAAGSAAGIDLCLHVVRGDFGSDAANSVARRLVVPPHREGGQAQFISAPVPEAREGIRLGPLIEWMRASLAEEQPISLLAKRAGMSMRTFQRRFEATTGLSVGEWLLKERLRHARDLLEKELAVSLDDIAISSGFGTLATMRHHFRKRLGTSPHAYRRSFGG, from the coding sequence ATGACCGACAGCGTAAAGATCATGCCAAATCTATTGCCGCCGCAGACGAATGGACCGCTGGTCGCCGTGCTTGCTTATGACGGGCTCTGCACCTTCGAATTCGGCATCGCCTATGAGGTCTTCGGCCTGCCGCGTCCCGAGATGGGCGAAGGCTGGTATCGCTTTGCGGTCTGTGGGATCGAGCCAGGCCCACTTCGCGCCGCCGGCGGATTGACGGTGGCGGTCGACAAGGGGCTGGAGGTGCTCGACGAGGCGGACCTGATCGTCGTGCCGGGCTGGCGGGCGATCGATGCGCCCGTACCGGCGCCACTCGCCGAAGCGCTGAGGGCCGCGCATCAACGCGGCGCGCGCGTCATGTCGCTCTGCTCCGGCGTTGCCGTCCTTGCCGGGTCCGGACTGCTTGCCAACCGCAGGGCGACCACACATTGGCGCTATGTCGCTTCGATCTCCGCGCGTTACCCCGACATCACGCTCGATGCCGCCGTTCTCTACATCGATGAAGGCAGCCTGCTGACGGCGGCCGGCAGTGCAGCCGGCATCGATCTCTGCCTGCATGTCGTGCGCGGCGATTTCGGCTCGGATGCCGCAAACAGCGTCGCCCGGCGCCTCGTGGTGCCGCCGCATCGCGAAGGCGGGCAGGCGCAGTTCATCAGCGCCCCGGTTCCGGAGGCGCGGGAGGGCATTCGCTTGGGTCCACTGATCGAATGGATGCGCGCAAGCCTTGCCGAGGAGCAGCCGATCAGCCTGCTCGCCAAACGGGCCGGCATGAGCATGCGCACCTTCCAGCGCCGCTTCGAAGCGACGACAGGTCTCAGCGTCGGCGAATGGCTACTGAAGGAGCGGCTGCGCCATGCCCGCGACCTGCTCGAAAAGGAACTCGCGGTCTCGCTCGACGACATTGCGATATCAAGCGGCTTCGGCACGCTGGCAACCATGCGGCATCATTTCCGCAAGCGGCTGGGAACGAGCCCGCATGCCTACCGGAGATCATTCGGCGGCTGA
- a CDS encoding NAD(P)-dependent alcohol dehydrogenase, translating into METTREWQIDTVGPDRQLTIGERRLEPISGNKVLVRAEAVSLNFRDRLVMESGMGLPLQFPFVPASDMAGVVEAVGPAVTRFKPGDRVISTFSPDWIDGRGLGDARTPPYKTRGGFYPGVLSQYTVLSEEWYSRAPDTLDAAQASTLPCAGLTAWFALIERGGLKAGDKVLVQGTGGVALFGLQIAKAHGAEVFITSGSAEKLERALALGADHAINRHQGDWVEQLYQLTDGYGADHVLEIVGGPHLGEALKAVAVNGRISVIGVLEGFEVSGPAGPLLLKAPVVQGISVGHRRALEDLVRAIEQTGLKPVIDKRYAFGEFPQALDHLYRGPFGKVVVEF; encoded by the coding sequence ATGGAGACGACACGGGAATGGCAGATCGACACGGTCGGACCGGACCGCCAACTGACGATCGGCGAGCGCAGGCTTGAGCCGATTTCGGGAAACAAGGTCCTGGTTCGGGCGGAAGCCGTCTCGCTCAATTTTCGCGACCGGCTGGTGATGGAGAGCGGCATGGGGCTGCCGCTGCAATTTCCCTTCGTGCCGGCTTCCGATATGGCCGGGGTGGTGGAGGCCGTCGGGCCTGCCGTCACCCGCTTCAAGCCGGGCGACCGGGTCATCTCGACCTTTTCGCCCGACTGGATCGACGGGCGTGGCTTGGGTGACGCACGCACCCCGCCTTACAAGACACGCGGCGGCTTCTATCCGGGCGTCCTTTCCCAATACACCGTGCTGTCCGAGGAATGGTATTCGCGCGCGCCTGACACGCTCGATGCGGCGCAGGCGAGCACCTTGCCTTGTGCCGGTCTGACCGCCTGGTTCGCCTTGATCGAGCGCGGCGGCCTGAAGGCCGGCGACAAGGTTTTGGTGCAAGGTACCGGCGGCGTGGCGCTCTTTGGCCTGCAGATCGCCAAGGCGCATGGCGCAGAGGTCTTCATCACGTCAGGCAGCGCGGAGAAGCTCGAGCGTGCTCTTGCCCTCGGCGCCGATCATGCGATCAACCGCCATCAGGGCGACTGGGTAGAGCAGCTCTATCAGCTGACCGACGGCTACGGCGCCGACCATGTGCTCGAAATCGTCGGCGGTCCACATCTCGGTGAGGCGTTGAAGGCTGTGGCGGTCAACGGCCGCATTTCCGTCATCGGCGTGCTCGAAGGTTTCGAAGTCTCCGGCCCGGCCGGCCCGCTTCTGCTCAAGGCCCCTGTCGTGCAGGGAATTTCGGTCGGCCATCGCCGCGCGCTCGAAGATCTTGTGCGAGCCATCGAGCAGACGGGGCTTAAGCCTGTCATCGACAAGCGTTATGCCTTCGGCGAGTTCCCGCAGGCCCTCGACCATCTCTATCGCGGGCCTTTCGGCAAGGTGGTCGTCGAGTTCTGA
- a CDS encoding endonuclease domain-containing protein yields MFTVAPGAPSSDPTGHLLPAGEKGTADVAASPFSPRGEGARRADEGAPCATKIIKQDIRKHRTNKTDQARALRRGETEEEYHLWSDLRARRLNGSKFARQVPLGPFIVDFLCREKRLIVEVDGFQHAENAHDQRRTEWLNVNGYSVLRLWNREVSQERHSVLETILAALQGRIEASSELPGFYSPAESTDKNGERS; encoded by the coding sequence ATGTTTACTGTCGCACCCGGAGCCCCCTCATCCGACCCTACGGGCCACCTTCTCCCCGCTGGGGAGAAGGGAACGGCGGACGTCGCGGCTTCCCCCTTCTCCCCTCGGGGAGAAGGTGCCCGAAGGGCGGATGAGGGGGCTCCGTGTGCGACGAAGATTATCAAGCAGGATATCCGGAAACATCGCACCAACAAAACCGACCAGGCCAGGGCTCTTCGCCGCGGCGAAACCGAAGAGGAATACCATCTCTGGAGCGACCTGCGCGCCCGCCGCCTGAACGGCTCCAAATTCGCAAGGCAAGTTCCGCTCGGCCCATTCATTGTCGATTTCCTCTGTCGCGAAAAACGATTGATCGTCGAAGTCGATGGCTTCCAACACGCGGAAAATGCCCACGATCAGCGCCGAACCGAATGGCTCAATGTGAACGGCTATTCAGTGCTGCGCCTCTGGAACCGGGAGGTCTCGCAAGAACGGCACTCAGTACTCGAAACGATTCTGGCGGCCTTGCAGGGCCGGATCGAGGCCAGCTCAGAACTGCCCGGCTTCTATTCGCCAGCCGAATCTACAGACAAGAACGGGGAAAGATCATGA
- the prfH gene encoding peptide chain release factor H, producing the protein MSAIDLLVTSGNGPVECRIALTALLGIIEREAIGLGCSFEASLGPMPDQHGAKSAIVSLDGAGAEQIAAGYCGTIRFTFKSPVRPGHKRQNWFVAVQCIDARPEGGEVTIDPADLRFETLRAGGPGGQHQNTTDSAVRVLHRPTGLVVTARDERSQHRNKALALRRLEAMLHQIEAEKQEAAKSGRFIANRTIERGNEVKSFKL; encoded by the coding sequence ATGAGCGCTATTGATCTTCTCGTGACATCAGGCAACGGTCCGGTGGAGTGCCGTATCGCGCTCACAGCGCTTCTCGGCATTATCGAGCGCGAGGCAATCGGGCTTGGCTGCTCTTTCGAGGCCAGCCTTGGCCCGATGCCGGATCAACACGGCGCGAAGTCGGCGATTGTCAGTCTCGACGGCGCCGGGGCGGAGCAGATCGCGGCCGGCTATTGCGGCACGATCCGGTTCACCTTCAAGAGTCCGGTGCGTCCCGGTCACAAACGACAGAACTGGTTTGTTGCGGTTCAGTGTATCGATGCCAGGCCTGAAGGCGGCGAGGTGACGATCGATCCGGCCGACCTGCGTTTCGAGACGCTGAGAGCCGGCGGACCCGGCGGGCAGCACCAGAATACGACGGACAGCGCGGTTCGCGTGCTGCATCGGCCGACCGGTCTCGTGGTGACGGCGCGGGACGAGCGCTCCCAGCACCGCAACAAGGCGCTGGCGCTTCGGCGTCTCGAAGCCATGTTGCACCAAATCGAGGCTGAGAAGCAGGAGGCAGCAAAATCCGGACGCTTCATCGCCAACCGGACCATCGAGCGAGGCAACGAGGTCAAAAGCTTCAAGTTGTGA
- a CDS encoding LysR family transcriptional regulator produces the protein MEQLKGISIFVETVEAGGFSAAADRLHLTRSAVGKTIARLEQRLGVRLFNRTTRMQSLTEEGRFFYERCLRAVEEIRLGEAMLESGRRDVRGRLRISMPVLFGRRCIAPILATLLDEHPDLEIDLSFNDRVVDLLEDGFDLAIRNGPLKDNPDLMARAIARQRMTVCASPAYLEKHGPPQTVSDILRHEGIVYRRGDGDKGWIFPTTADPMRRIAPKARLRLDDLAAISDAAVAGRGLAWLPCWLVREEVLAGRLIQVLKHEPANVFDAHAIWPRSPVMLPKVRLAIDTLAARLPAMMG, from the coding sequence ATGGAGCAACTGAAGGGCATCTCGATCTTCGTCGAAACCGTCGAGGCCGGTGGCTTTTCGGCTGCCGCCGACCGGCTCCACCTCACCCGCTCGGCGGTCGGCAAAACCATCGCACGTCTGGAACAGCGTCTCGGCGTGCGCCTTTTCAACCGCACGACACGCATGCAGAGCCTTACCGAGGAAGGTCGCTTCTTCTACGAACGCTGCCTGCGGGCGGTCGAGGAAATCCGCCTCGGAGAAGCCATGCTGGAATCCGGCCGGCGCGACGTGCGTGGCCGATTGCGCATCTCCATGCCCGTGCTTTTCGGCCGCCGCTGCATCGCGCCGATCCTCGCAACCCTGCTCGATGAACATCCGGATCTCGAAATCGACCTCTCCTTCAACGACCGTGTCGTCGATCTGCTTGAGGATGGCTTCGACCTTGCCATCCGCAACGGCCCCCTGAAAGACAATCCGGATCTGATGGCTCGGGCGATCGCCCGCCAACGCATGACGGTCTGCGCATCGCCCGCCTATCTGGAAAAACACGGCCCCCCGCAGACGGTTTCCGATATTCTGCGGCATGAAGGCATCGTCTACCGGCGGGGCGACGGCGACAAGGGCTGGATCTTTCCCACGACAGCCGATCCCATGCGGCGGATCGCGCCGAAGGCGCGGCTGCGGCTCGACGATCTGGCTGCGATATCAGATGCGGCCGTCGCCGGGCGCGGCCTTGCCTGGCTGCCCTGCTGGCTTGTACGCGAGGAGGTGCTGGCAGGCCGGCTCATTCAGGTGCTGAAGCACGAGCCGGCCAATGTCTTCGATGCCCATGCCATCTGGCCACGCTCCCCGGTCATGCTGCCGAAGGTGAGACTTGCGATCGATACGCTCGCCGCCAGATTGCCGGCAATGATGGGCTGA
- a CDS encoding SEC-C metal-binding domain-containing protein, translating to MQTVHGDVELIEKLGRNDPCPCGSRRRLQELLPAIRPL from the coding sequence TTGCAAACCGTTCACGGCGACGTCGAACTAATCGAAAAACTCGGCCGCAACGATCCCTGCCCCTGCGGCTCCAGGAGGCGGCTTCAAGAATTGCTGCCTGCAATCCGGCCGCTATGA